A single region of the Sorghum bicolor cultivar BTx623 chromosome 7, Sorghum_bicolor_NCBIv3, whole genome shotgun sequence genome encodes:
- the LOC8064042 gene encoding glycerophosphodiester phosphodiesterase GDPDL4 isoform X2 gives MRRSRCHEGGGAAAAAAFSALLLGCVVMALVGGAAAQGPRLPSDYKTLSGAAPLVIAKGGFSGVFPDSSQDAYSFAKVASAPGTGTAMWCDVQLTKDGVGVCLRDINMNNCTTVGQAYPARKRTYVIDGMHKTGWFVSDFTIAELQSAVYLTQAIWSRSERFDAIYPIVSVTDFQYLVNMSSPVWLNVQHPIFYKQHGLDMSRYIFSIRKLVSMDYISSPELGFLKNISARVGRKTKLVYSFLDKNLLDHSMNQTYGLLSTNLTFIKSIASGIMVPKDYIWPVTSDNYLRPSTSIVTDAHKAGLEIYASDFANDRIIPYNYSYDPLAEYLNFISDGGFSVDGVLSDYPITASEAIGCFANLNSSKTDHAEPLVISHNGASGDYPDCTDLAYHSAIDDGADVIDCPVQVTSDGVLMCMSSINLLDTTNVQRTPFATPPSLVPEIQSTPGIFTFNLTWANISSSALKPRISSPVSDYYLVRNPRYANQGNFLKLSDFLAIVMERDLSGAMIIIEKTLVQFWERICPTTCCLL, from the exons ATGAGGAGGAGTAGATGCCACGAAGGAGGTggggctgccgccgccgctgccttcTCTGCGCTGCTGCTGGGCTGCGTCGTTATGGCCCTcgtcggcggcgccgccgcgcaGGGCCCCCGGCTCCCCTCCGACTACAAAACCCTCAGCG GTGCCGCTCCACTTGTGATCGCCAAAGGCGGGTTCTCAGGAGTGTTTCCAGATTCCAGCCAAGACGCCTACTCTTTCGCCAAGGTCGCCAGCGCGCCTGGCACAGGCACAGCTATGTGGTGCGACGTCCAGCTAACAAAGGACGGCGTTGGGGTCTGCCTCCGGGACATAAACATGAACAACTGCACCACCGTCGGCCAAGCGTACCCCGCGAGGAAGCGGACCTACGTCATCGACGGTATGCACAAGACTGGATGGTTTGTCTCCGACTTCACCATTGCTGAGCTTCAGTCTGCAGTTTATC TAACACAAGCAATTTGGTCTCGCTCTGAGAGATTCGACGCCATCTATCCTATTGTCAGTGTCACTGACTTTCAGTACCTTGTCAACATGTCGTCTCCTGTTTGGCTGAATGTCCAG CATCCCATCTTCTATAAACAACATGGTTTGGACATGAGTAGATACATATTTTCAATCCGAAAGCTGGTATCCATGGATTATATCTCGTCGCCTGAACTGGGCTTCCTCAAAAATATATCTGCAAGAGTTGGCCGCAAAACAAAGCTTGTGTATAGCTTTCTTGATAAAAACCTCTTAGATCACTCTATGAACCAAACATATGGTTTGCTGTCGACTAACCTGACGTTTATTAAGTCTATTGCATCTGGCATAATGGTCCCTAAGGACTACATTTGGCCGGTGACGAGTGATAACTATCTACGGCCGTCCACATCAATTGTCACAGATGCGCACAAAGCAGGGCTGGAAATATATGCCTCTGATTTTGCCAATGATAGAATTATTCCCTATAACTACAGCTACGATCCATTGGCAGAATACCTAAACTTTATCAGTGATGGTGGCTTCTCTGTTGATGGTGTACTGTCAGACTACCCTATTACTGCATCAGAGGCAATTG GTTGTTTTGCTAATCTGAATTCAAGTAAGACTGATCATG CGGAACCCTTAGTTATCTCGCATAACGGTGCTAGTGGAGACTATCCGGATTGTACAGACCTGGCCTACCATAGTGCCATTGATGATGGCGCAGATGTAATTGATTGTCCTGTTCAAGTGACAAGTGATGGAGTTCTTATGTGCATGAGTTCCATTAATCTGCTTGACACCACGAATGTTCAGAGAACACCTTTCGCCACTCCTCCTTCTCTTGTTCCAGAAATTCAGTCTACACCAGGAATCTTCACATTCAACCTCACTTGGGCCAACATTAGCAGTAGTGCTTTAAAAC CCAGGATATCTTCCCCAGTGAGTGATTATTATCTTGTAAGGAACCCAAGGTATGCAAATCAAGGGAATTTTCTGAAGTTATCTGACTTTCTTGCAATCGTGATGGAGAGGGATTTGTCTGGTGCCATGATCATTATCGAG AAAACACTTGTACAGTTCTGGGAAA
- the LOC110436930 gene encoding fibrous sheath CABYR-binding protein, translated as MATAEVQVPTAVPVEEAPVVVEEAVQPAAVEETPKEEASAPVVEESPAADEPAPAAETEVAKEPEAEAVPAETETKEVEVEAVAEPAEAETETKEAEAAEAAPAAETEEVKEAEPVEAAAAVEAVPAETEAEPAEVAAEPEAAAPAETETKEAEAEAAAAPVEAEVAVPVPAEEAKEEEEEAVAPAAAAVTEAAPPAAQEEAPAAAATEETAPAEAAPAPEAAAADKSDE; from the exons ATGGCCACCGCCGAG GTCCAGGTCCCGACTGCCGTGCCCGTCGAGGAGGCTCCGGTGGTAGTGGAGGAGGCTGTCCAGCCGGCCGCCGTTGAGGAAACACCCAAGGAGGAGGCCTCTGCTCCGGTTGTCGAAGAGAGCCCGGCCGCCGACGAGCCAGCTCCGGCGGCGGAGACCGAGGTCGCTAAGGAGCCGGAGGCGGAAGCTGTTCCTGCCGAGACTGAGACCAAGGAGGTCGAGGTCGAGGCCGTGGCTGAGCCGGCCGAGGCAGAGACAGAGACCAAGGAAGCAGAGGCGGCCGAGGCCGCGCCGGCAGCAGAGACGGAGGAGGTCAAGGAAGCAGAGCCCgtggaggctgctgccgccgtcgagGCTGTCCCGGCCGAGACTGAGGCTGAGCCGGCGGAGGTAGCGGCCGAGCCCGAGGCAGCAGCGCCGGCAGAGACCGAGACcaaggaagcggaggcagagGCTGCGGCGGCTCCGGTTGAGGCCGAGGTggccgtgcccgtgccggcTGAGGAggccaaggaggaggaggaggaggcagtaGCGCCGGCTGCTGCCGCTGTCACAGAAGCCGCGCCGCCGGCCGCGCAGGAGGAAGCACCGGCCGCCGCGGCGACCGAGGAGACGGCGCCGGCAGAAGCGGCCCCTGCTCCCGAGGCGGCCGCCGCCGACAAGTCCGACGAGTGA
- the LOC8055195 gene encoding uncharacterized protein LOC8055195 has product MHRLLDKTPRPTLSGTYKTPESCSTSISHSHSDETLFSSPVSMDSSTLPRLLPPLPSLHRQQHYRPHHPKTVPRHGNGRMPPAAARVKTGRGGRDAGKFRAQGLFGDGGGDGLRTVMRMVKLNSAIQNRSVRELLELLGDECLYFFGNLRSVDVPQLGKDMFLLLHALMVRHHVSFVLKPSPDEAGFDLGVKWSLEWKGKKLPWDLDCNVSTSHVYRGLLLVSQVNKTCVPLLQRILGTIQQNLDAVILTIVHNVLPEGTLDEKKRSTIVFCVIIGLLVMILFYALFKNL; this is encoded by the exons ATGCATCGCCTGCTCGACAAAACTCCAAGACCAACACTCTCGGGCACGTATAAGACGCCTGAAAGCTGCAGCACGTCCATTTCACATTCACATTCAGACGAGACCCTTTTCAGTTCACCTGTCTCCATGGACTCATCAACCCTGCCgcgtcttcttcctcctctcccatCGCTTCATCGCCAGCAGCACTACCGTCCGCACCATCCCAAAACCGTTCCAAGACATGGCAATGGCAGGATGCCGCCAGCGGCAGCGCGTGTCAAGACGGGGCGTGGAGGACGAGACGCCGGAAAGTTCCGCGCCCAGGGGCTGTTCGGCGATGGCGGCGGAGACGGGCTCCGGACCGTGATGAGGATGGTGAAGCTCAACTCCGCCATCCAGAACCGGAGCgtccgggagctcctcgagctgcTCGGCGACGAGTGCCTCTACTTCTTCGGTAACCTCCGGTCCGTTGATGTTCCGCAGCTGGGCAAG GACATGTTCCTGCTTCTCCATGCGCTGATGGTCCGGCACCATGTGTCGTTCGTGCTCAAACCGTCTCCAGACGAAGCAGGCTTCGACCTGGGCGTGAAGTGGTCTCTAG AATGGAAGGGGAAGAAGCTGCCTTGGGACCTCGACTGCAACGTCTCCACTAGCCACGTCTATCGGGGCCTCCTGCTCGTCAG CCAAGTGAACAAGACCTGCGTGCCACTGCTTCAGAGGATTCTTGGGACCATCCAGCAG AATCTGGACGCGGTAATTTTGACCATCGTGCACAACGTGCTGCCAGAAGGTACACTTGACGAGAAGAAGAGGAGCACGATCGTTTTCTGCGTCATTATCGGCCTCCTGGTCATGATACTGTTCTACGCACTGTTCAAGAACTTGTAG
- the LOC8064043 gene encoding skin secretory protein xP2, with the protein MDRGMRDYIKPNFPTGTARASNPEAIKDPRCWIVKAPLVSSIPIPTSTRTGSRKPSGGNHKTTKPSVKAPGAPPRPAHHPTKPKRASLPSEGSRIPPYPFQFSFKRAWRRRRRTAAAAATDEGGNASPYFPPSPPRTSPMLSDQELAQYVESFVQHTAAQGGTGISADAVVRQLGAQLGVDLSPKAHLIRSVLVALLGPAAAPAPDPAASRKDHFDPATAAGGGARAEAPAQQQLPFSTSTAAASSAPAPAPAVPHFFPQQHQHQMQSFLSAPQQYQHQQQQRAGGPPSPFDVPASYRYGHQPFAQADQAQLQRLVQLQQHQQQQQLAAAARAAAAAAPTPAESPRARAPATAPAGSKKDSSASAGAKRRGGPGGLNKVCGVSPELQAIVGEPAMARTEIVKQLWAYIRRNNLQDPNNKRKIICNDELRLVFETDSTDMFQMNKLLSKHIRPLESKNDSKREAKKLKPEGGEQIPKVETDVNQLPLTVSDALATFFGTGEREMVHSEAVKRVWEHIKSNNLEDPENPTVILCDSKLKQLFGCESLAAHGVSELLSDHLYKQQSTKI; encoded by the exons ATGGACAGAGGGATGAGAGATTATATCAAACCCAATTTTCCAACAGGTACAGCAAGGGCATCCAATCCTGAAGCCATAAAAGATCCGAGGTGCTGGATCGTAAAAGCGCCCCTCGTTTCGTCTATCCCCATCCCCACCTCCACCCGGACCGGAAGCCGCAAGCCCAGCGGCGGAAACCACAAAACCACCAAGCCGAGCGTGAAGGCGCCCGgtgccccgccccgccccgcccacCACCCCACGAAACCCAAACGCGCCTCCCTCCCCAGCGAGGGATCCCGCATCCCCCCCTACCCGTTTCAATTTTCATTCAAAAGGGCGTGGAGGCGCAGGCgccgcaccgccgccgccgccgccaccgacgAGGGAGGAAACGCCAGTCCTTATTTCCCCCCGTCCCCTCCCCGAACCAGCCCGATGTTGTCCGACCAGGAGCTGGCCCAGTACGTGGAGTCCTTCGTGCAGCACACCGCCGCGCAGGGCGGCACCGGGATATCGGCGGATGCCGTGGTGCGCCAGCTCGGGGCGCAGCTCGGCGTCGACCTCTCCCCCAAGGCGCACCTCATCCGCAGCGTCCTCGTCGCGCTCCTAGGCCCCGCtgccgcgccggcgccggacCCCGCCGCCTCGCGGAAGGACCATTTCGACCCCGCGACCGCCGCCGGCGGGGGCGCCCGCGCCGAGGCTCCTGCGCAGCAGCAGCTGCCCTTCtccacctccaccgccgccgcgtcgTCGGCCCCCGCCCCGGCGCCCGCCGTTCCCCACTTCTTCCCgcagcagcaccagcaccagATGCAGTCTTTCCTCTCCGCCCCGCAGCAGTaccagcaccagcagcagcaacgCGCCGGCGGGCCTCCCTCTCCGTTCGACGTCCCCGCGTCGTACCGCTACGGGCACCAGCCCTTCGCCCAGGCTGACCAGGCCCAGCTGCAGAGGCTCGTCCAGCTACAGCAGcatcagcagcaacagcagttgGCTGCCGCGGCGAGAGCTGCGGCTGCAGCGGCACCCACTCCGGCGGAGAGCCCCCGTGCGCGGGCGCCGGCAACGGCGCCGGCTGGCTCCAAGAAGGACAG CAGTGCTAGTGCTGGAGCAAAACGAAGAGGTGGTCCTGGAGGGTTAAACAAAGTCTGCGGTGTGTCTCCAGAGCTGCAAGCTATTGTTGGTGAACCAGCCATGGCTAGAACTGAG ATTGTTAAGCAGCTTTGGGCGTACATTCGCAGGAACAATTTGCAAGATCCTAACAATAAGAGAAAGATTATATGCAATGATGAGCTCCGATTAGTTTTTGAGACTGATAGCACAGACATGTTCCAGATGAATAAGCTTCTGTCTAAGCATATACGTCCTCTGGAGAGTAAAA ATGATTCAAAACGAGAAGCAAAAAAATTGAAGCCAGAGGGTGGTGAACAAATTCCTAAAGTTGAAACTGATGTTAACCAACTTCCCCTTACGGTTTCTGATGCTCTTGCTACCTTTTTTGGTACGGGAGAAAGAGAAATGGTCCATTCTGAGGCTGTTAAGCGTGTCTGGGAGCACATTAAAAGCAATAATTTAGAG GATCCAGAGAATCCTACAGTGATACTGTGTGACTCCAAACTTAAACAACTCTTTGGATGTGAAAGTCTTGCTGCTCATGGTGTCTCAGAGTTGCTTTCAGACCACCTTTACAAGCAGCAATCTACCAAGATCTGA